One stretch of Acidobacteriota bacterium DNA includes these proteins:
- a CDS encoding NAD+ synthase: MGIPFDQDTAITTIKRFITGQLNQSGLSGYVVGLSGGLDSALAATLAVQAVGADKLLAVLMPYRTSSQSAIDDAADLVDRLGIDHQLIDISPMIDAYFKQIDESNRLRAGNKMARERMSILFDVAHRTDRLVLGTGNRSEICLGYTTVYGDSACSVNPVGDLYKTEVRQLAAALDIPEAIRSKVPSADLWAGQTDEGEIGVTYDVIDRLLMRIVDDGVTSLSQLESEGFDPLSISRVVSLLNRNAFKRRMPPVAPIGKPPVPEYIQLDR, encoded by the coding sequence ATGGGAATACCATTCGACCAGGATACGGCAATAACCACCATCAAGAGGTTTATCACAGGCCAGTTGAACCAGTCCGGTCTGTCGGGCTACGTGGTGGGATTATCGGGCGGCCTTGACTCGGCGCTGGCCGCGACCCTGGCGGTGCAGGCGGTCGGCGCGGATAAACTGCTGGCGGTGCTCATGCCGTACCGGACGTCATCCCAAAGCGCCATCGATGATGCCGCCGACCTGGTCGACCGGCTCGGGATTGATCACCAGTTGATCGACATTTCGCCCATGATCGACGCCTATTTCAAGCAGATCGACGAGTCGAATCGGCTGCGGGCGGGCAATAAGATGGCTCGCGAGCGCATGTCGATCCTTTTTGACGTCGCTCACCGAACCGACCGGCTCGTGCTCGGCACCGGCAATCGGAGCGAAATCTGTCTGGGGTATACTACCGTTTACGGCGATTCCGCCTGCTCCGTCAATCCCGTAGGCGATCTTTACAAGACGGAAGTCCGGCAACTGGCCGCGGCACTGGACATACCGGAGGCGATTCGCAGCAAGGTCCCGAGCGCCGACCTCTGGGCAGGCCAGACGGACGAGGGCGAGATAGGCGTTACGTACGACGTGATCGACCGACTGCTCATGCGCATCGTAGATGACGGCGTGACGTCCCTGTCGCAGCTTGAGAGCGAAGGGTTCGACCCGCTGAGCATCAGCCGCGTCGTGTCTCTGTTGAATCGCAACGCCTTCAAACGCCGCATGCCGCCGGTCGCGCCGATCGGAAAGCCGCCCGTCCCGGAGTATATCCAGCTTGACCGTTAG
- a CDS encoding single-stranded DNA-binding protein yields MSVNKAILIGRLGRDPDLRYTPGGRAVCSFSLATSEAWKGQDGQRNESTTWHNIVAWGKQAEVIKEYLRKGREVYIEGRIDNRSYDDKEGNKKYVSEVVVQQFRFIGSRADAEVPASEPPPADEVAQPPDSGNDDDLPF; encoded by the coding sequence ATGAGTGTAAACAAAGCTATCTTGATCGGCCGGCTGGGGCGGGACCCCGATCTCAGGTATACGCCCGGCGGCAGAGCGGTCTGTTCATTTTCGCTGGCGACTTCGGAGGCGTGGAAGGGCCAGGACGGACAGCGCAATGAGTCTACCACCTGGCACAACATCGTGGCCTGGGGGAAACAGGCTGAGGTGATCAAGGAGTACCTGCGCAAGGGCAGGGAAGTTTATATCGAGGGGCGAATCGACAATCGCAGCTATGACGACAAGGAAGGCAACAAGAAGTACGTCTCCGAGGTGGTCGTCCAGCAGTTCCGGTTTATCGGTTCGCGGGCGGACGCGGAAGTGCCGGCATCGGAACCGCCTCCCGCCGACGAGGTCGCTCAGCCGCCCGACAGCGGCAACGACGACGACCTTCCGTTCTGA
- the lpxD gene encoding UDP-3-O-(3-hydroxymyristoyl)glucosamine N-acyltransferase, translating into MISSKNRTTLSLAEIASRVGGELGGDGNVQISAVAPIQHAGDGDISFVANRAYTKFIETTGASALVLDPDTACGRCPVIRHENPYLTIARIVDLLYPETPLVAPGCHDSAVIAPDVHLDEPVAIGPLCHVREGSRIGRHGQLVSSVFVGRNVTIGSHCLLYPGVQIMDGCTVGDNVIIHSGAVIGSDGFGFAQSESGLKKVRQVGWVEIGDDVEIGANTTVDRGSIGPTRIGRGTKIDNLVQIAHNVEIGENCIIVSQVGISGSTRIGDGVRLAGQVGLIGHIEIGHGVRVGAQSGVAKSVPAGKTMFGSPARDIMETKKIEAALAHLPQLLKRVRDIEKRSRE; encoded by the coding sequence TTGATAAGCTCGAAGAATAGAACGACCCTTTCACTGGCGGAAATCGCCTCCCGGGTGGGAGGGGAGTTGGGCGGCGACGGCAACGTGCAGATCAGCGCCGTCGCCCCGATCCAGCACGCCGGCGACGGCGACATCAGTTTTGTCGCCAACCGGGCGTACACGAAATTCATCGAGACCACCGGTGCCTCCGCCCTCGTGCTCGACCCGGACACCGCCTGCGGCCGCTGCCCGGTCATCCGTCACGAGAACCCCTACCTGACGATCGCCCGCATTGTCGATCTCCTGTATCCGGAAACTCCACTCGTTGCCCCCGGCTGCCACGACAGTGCGGTAATAGCGCCCGACGTTCACCTTGACGAGCCTGTGGCCATCGGCCCCCTCTGCCACGTCCGCGAGGGAAGCCGGATAGGCAGGCACGGCCAGCTTGTCTCTTCGGTATTTGTGGGTCGCAACGTTACGATAGGCAGCCACTGCCTGCTGTATCCCGGCGTGCAGATTATGGATGGATGCACGGTCGGCGACAACGTTATTATCCACTCAGGCGCCGTCATCGGATCGGACGGCTTTGGTTTTGCCCAGTCCGAGTCGGGCCTGAAAAAAGTCCGCCAGGTGGGCTGGGTGGAGATCGGCGACGACGTTGAAATCGGCGCCAACACGACAGTCGACCGGGGCTCCATCGGGCCTACGAGAATCGGCCGCGGGACCAAGATTGACAACCTGGTGCAGATCGCGCACAACGTGGAAATCGGCGAAAACTGCATCATCGTGTCCCAGGTCGGTATCTCCGGATCGACCAGGATCGGCGACGGCGTCCGTCTTGCCGGCCAGGTCGGGCTGATAGGGCACATCGAGATCGGGCACGGTGTTCGGGTCGGGGCGCAGTCCGGGGTTGCCAAGTCCGTCCCGGCCGGCAAGACGATGTTCGGCAGTCCGGCGCGGGACATCATGGAAACCAAGAAGATCGAGGCTGCCCTGGCCCATCTCCCGCAACTTCTGAAACGCGTCAGGGATATCGAAAAGAGATCGCGGGAGTAA
- a CDS encoding OmpH family outer membrane protein, with the protein MRRIQIGMLTALAVALVFSVLASTVSAQALKIGFVDDERIKQEYKAWQRAQEQWEIERTAWDDEATTKQTELQEIIDEYDKQKLILSEEKRREREATIRTKSEALDAYTKQIYAPGGTAERKQEELIVPLLERVTEAIRLLAEEESYDVVFTMQSGLGYIRESYDVTDKVLEYLDKLEE; encoded by the coding sequence ATGCGAAGAATCCAGATAGGGATGCTCACGGCTCTCGCCGTGGCCCTTGTTTTTTCCGTCCTGGCCTCGACGGTCTCGGCGCAGGCACTCAAAATCGGCTTTGTCGACGACGAGAGAATAAAGCAGGAGTACAAGGCCTGGCAGCGCGCACAGGAGCAGTGGGAGATCGAGCGCACGGCCTGGGATGACGAGGCGACGACCAAGCAGACGGAACTGCAGGAGATCATCGACGAGTACGACAAGCAGAAGCTGATCCTGTCAGAGGAAAAGCGGCGCGAGCGCGAGGCGACAATCCGAACCAAGAGCGAGGCCCTGGACGCATACACCAAGCAGATCTATGCACCCGGGGGAACGGCCGAGCGGAAACAGGAAGAACTGATCGTCCCGTTGCTGGAAAGAGTGACCGAGGCCATCAGATTGCTGGCCGAAGAAGAGAGTTACGACGTTGTGTTTACCATGCAGAGCGGTCTGGGGTACATCAGAGAGTCCTATGATGTAACCGACAAAGTTCTTGAATACCTTGATAAGCTCGAAGAATAG
- the bamA gene encoding outer membrane protein assembly factor BamA has translation MTCRVRTALLLAFVLFLAAHDAPAQTEYNVVALDIEGNRIATKSLILGVSSIHLGSPLTQSATQETLQRLYGLGIFSDVRIEAEEATGGLRVTIVVKELPKLEGLTITGNKKIKTKAIKEKLALGVGGYISPYLIHLKRQEILDLYAEKGYFRAEVSSALEYSEDSTAASLTYSIDERSKVKVERVVMTGNVRVKANDLIKKMRNRKRGFLKSSDFAQEEYEEDLQKIVEEYHKRGFIDAHLVSDSTHINPETNRMTVYLEVYEGPLYYFGNAEFKGTDIMGEEILRAGLKFHTGETFNAETYEESLYEIYTTYQEIGHLHVRVLDEKLTRNDSIIDISYDVNEGLPSHIRLVNIVGNTKTKEKVIRRELRVFPGQVFNRSLLLRSIREVMALNYFANVEPVPVDLPSGDVDLEFKIEEKQTGQVSAGAGYNSQDKLVGSLGMGIPNLRGNGQDISFNVDFGSRRNSFNVSFTEPYLFGRPTLLGADLFLLNRRWFNDYTEGRQGGAIRLGRRLRWPDNYVRVYTSYRLERNRFYDFDDFFRKENSYKTTYMWAADSVDGEYVAARDTTIIGGAIPGSVLAYDEKWNAASRFSMTVTRDSRNLPEFATRGSVLSYTFAQTGGILGGFWEYQKHSVSVAKFIPLFWKFAVAAKVEYGVITSPAGDNRILLSDRFTPGGTTFDGIVRGYDDGSLTPDSTVTQSDTTFLYLDPNAPIGSTPDSTSFLPSFKTRVRGKYMLVTNLELQFPIAERSVYALLFFDAGNSWLQRRDIRPFTDLFAGAGFGFRLVVPGIGTIGFDFGYPLNPPPNGEEQAWKPHFQIGTTFR, from the coding sequence ATGACTTGCAGAGTACGGACGGCTCTCCTTCTGGCATTCGTGCTTTTCCTGGCCGCGCACGATGCTCCGGCGCAGACGGAATACAACGTGGTCGCGCTGGACATAGAGGGCAACCGTATCGCCACCAAGTCGCTTATCCTGGGCGTCTCGTCAATTCACCTCGGTTCGCCGCTGACGCAGTCGGCGACACAGGAAACCTTGCAGCGACTATACGGCCTGGGTATTTTCTCAGACGTCCGCATTGAGGCCGAGGAAGCCACCGGCGGGCTCAGGGTGACCATTGTTGTCAAAGAGTTGCCCAAGCTCGAGGGGCTCACCATAACCGGCAACAAGAAGATCAAGACCAAGGCGATCAAGGAGAAGCTGGCCCTCGGTGTCGGGGGTTACATTTCGCCGTACCTGATTCATCTGAAGCGGCAGGAGATTCTCGATCTCTATGCCGAGAAGGGCTATTTCCGGGCCGAGGTAAGCTCCGCGCTGGAGTACAGCGAGGACTCCACGGCCGCGTCTCTCACGTACAGCATCGATGAACGTTCCAAGGTGAAAGTGGAACGGGTCGTAATGACCGGCAACGTGCGCGTAAAGGCAAACGACCTGATCAAGAAGATGCGTAACCGCAAACGCGGCTTCCTGAAAAGCTCTGATTTTGCCCAGGAGGAATACGAGGAAGACCTCCAGAAGATTGTCGAGGAATACCATAAACGCGGTTTCATCGACGCTCATCTCGTGTCCGATTCCACCCACATCAACCCCGAGACGAACCGGATGACCGTTTATCTCGAGGTTTACGAAGGTCCGCTGTATTACTTCGGCAACGCGGAATTCAAAGGCACGGACATCATGGGCGAGGAGATTCTGAGGGCGGGCCTGAAGTTCCATACGGGCGAGACCTTCAACGCCGAGACATACGAGGAGTCGCTGTACGAAATCTACACCACCTACCAGGAAATCGGGCACCTGCACGTGCGCGTCCTCGATGAAAAGCTGACCCGCAACGATTCCATCATTGACATCAGCTACGACGTTAACGAGGGGCTGCCCTCCCATATACGCCTGGTCAACATTGTGGGCAATACCAAGACCAAGGAGAAGGTGATCCGCCGGGAACTCAGGGTCTTCCCCGGCCAGGTGTTCAACCGGTCCCTGCTGCTGCGCTCGATTCGAGAGGTAATGGCGCTGAACTACTTTGCCAACGTCGAACCCGTGCCGGTCGACCTGCCCAGCGGCGACGTCGACCTGGAATTCAAGATCGAGGAGAAGCAGACGGGACAGGTTTCGGCCGGCGCCGGGTACAACAGCCAGGACAAGCTGGTGGGGTCGCTCGGCATGGGCATCCCCAACCTGAGGGGCAACGGCCAGGATATCTCCTTCAACGTCGACTTCGGGAGCCGGCGAAACTCCTTTAACGTGTCGTTCACGGAGCCGTACCTTTTCGGCCGGCCGACGCTCCTGGGGGCTGACCTCTTCCTGCTCAATCGTCGCTGGTTTAACGACTACACCGAGGGTCGCCAGGGCGGCGCGATTCGGCTGGGTCGGCGGCTGCGCTGGCCGGACAATTACGTCCGCGTTTACACGTCGTACCGGCTCGAACGAAACCGCTTCTACGACTTTGACGACTTCTTCCGAAAGGAAAACTCTTACAAGACCACGTACATGTGGGCGGCGGATTCGGTTGACGGTGAGTACGTCGCGGCTCGTGACACCACTATCATCGGCGGTGCGATTCCCGGTTCAGTGCTCGCCTACGACGAGAAGTGGAATGCGGCCTCCCGGTTCAGCATGACCGTCACGCGGGATTCGCGCAATCTGCCCGAATTCGCGACCAGAGGATCGGTCCTTTCGTACACCTTTGCCCAGACCGGAGGCATTCTCGGGGGCTTCTGGGAGTATCAGAAGCACTCCGTTTCGGTGGCCAAGTTCATTCCGCTGTTCTGGAAGTTCGCGGTGGCCGCCAAGGTGGAATACGGCGTCATCACATCGCCGGCGGGGGATAACCGGATCCTGCTGTCCGACCGATTCACCCCCGGCGGCACGACCTTCGACGGGATCGTCCGCGGCTACGACGACGGCAGCCTGACGCCCGATTCGACGGTCACCCAGTCTGACACGACGTTCCTCTACCTTGACCCGAACGCTCCGATAGGTTCGACCCCGGACAGCACCAGCTTTCTTCCGTCGTTCAAGACCCGCGTGCGCGGCAAATACATGCTGGTCACCAACCTGGAGCTGCAATTCCCGATCGCGGAACGGTCGGTTTACGCTCTACTGTTCTTTGACGCCGGAAACAGCTGGCTGCAGCGCAGGGATATCAGGCCCTTCACCGATCTTTTCGCCGGTGCCGGGTTCGGTTTTCGCCTGGTGGTCCCGGGAATCGGGACCATCGGCTTCGATTTCGGCTATCCTCTGAACCCGCCGCCAAACGGTGAAGAACAAGCGTGGAAACCGCATTTCCAAATAGGCACGACTTTCAGATAA
- the rplU gene encoding 50S ribosomal protein L21, producing the protein MYAVFEVSGFQYRGEEGEVLKIALRPDAEGEKLDIDKVLLVKTGDSSIVGTPFIEGARVETEVLKHGKGDKVEIYKYRRRTKYRRRQGHRQDYTEVRIRKIVTP; encoded by the coding sequence ATGTATGCAGTTTTTGAAGTTTCCGGCTTTCAGTACCGCGGCGAAGAAGGCGAGGTGCTGAAAATCGCCCTGCGGCCCGATGCCGAGGGCGAAAAGCTGGATATCGATAAAGTCCTGCTCGTGAAAACCGGGGACTCCAGTATCGTCGGCACACCTTTCATCGAAGGTGCCCGGGTGGAAACCGAGGTGCTGAAGCACGGAAAAGGTGACAAGGTTGAGATTTACAAGTACCGGCGGCGCACCAAGTACCGTCGCCGACAGGGACACAGGCAGGATTATACGGAAGTCAGGATCCGCAAAATAGTCACGCCGTAG
- the uvrB gene encoding excinuclease ABC subunit UvrB, whose amino-acid sequence MAVRTNQTQQDQKTVFELQAPFPPRGDQQQAIEELTSGLQADRRHQTLLGVTGSGKTFTIANVVARYGRPALVISHNKTLAAQLYGELKAFFPGNAVEFFISYYDYYQPEAYIPTTDTFIEKDTKINEDIDRLRLRATASLLERSDVIIVASVSCIYGIGLPEEYKRQMLFLETGTQVDRDETIRSLIDVHYRRNDIDFSRGNFRVRGDTIELIPAYRETALRVEFFGDEIERITEIDPLTGQILAERTKVAVYPAKHFVTTRPILEKAIGQIEAELVEQLEIFRSQGKLLEAQRLEMRTRYDLEMLREIGYCSGIENYSRYLTGREAGERPKCLIDFLPADFITIIDESHQTVPQLRGMYAGDRTRKETLVAHGFRLPSALDNRPLFFDEFKGLMNKTIYVSATPADYELQECEGVVVEQVIRPTGLLDPLITVKPLSSQVDDLLEQVRSRAARGERVLATTLTKRMSEDLTAYLSKMGVRVRYLHSEVDTIDRTEIIRDLRLSEFDVLVGVNLLREGLDLPEVSLVAIMDADKEGFLRSERSLIQTAGRAARNKNGEVIFYADKITDSMRKAQEETNRRRTRQTAYNLEHNVNPETIHKTREEILRSTSFADSRTVVDAKYEKPEYFAMMSHEDQLAFMLKVMRRSAQNLEFETAILIRDEIKQLKDKVKKNKTKRRR is encoded by the coding sequence ATGGCAGTAAGGACCAACCAGACGCAACAGGATCAGAAGACCGTGTTTGAGCTTCAAGCCCCGTTCCCACCCCGGGGCGATCAGCAACAGGCCATCGAAGAGTTGACCTCCGGCCTTCAGGCTGACCGGCGGCATCAAACGCTGCTGGGTGTCACCGGTTCGGGGAAAACCTTTACAATCGCCAACGTGGTTGCCAGGTATGGGCGTCCGGCCCTGGTCATTTCTCACAACAAGACGCTCGCGGCGCAGCTTTACGGCGAGCTCAAGGCTTTTTTCCCCGGGAATGCCGTTGAGTTCTTTATCAGCTACTATGACTATTATCAGCCGGAGGCGTACATTCCCACCACCGATACGTTTATCGAGAAAGACACCAAGATCAACGAAGATATCGACCGGTTGAGGCTGCGTGCCACCGCCTCCCTGCTGGAGCGCAGCGACGTTATAATTGTGGCTTCCGTCTCCTGCATTTACGGGATCGGCCTGCCGGAGGAGTACAAGCGTCAGATGCTGTTTCTGGAGACAGGGACACAGGTCGACCGGGACGAGACCATTCGCAGCCTGATCGACGTTCACTACAGGCGCAACGACATAGACTTTTCCCGTGGCAACTTCCGGGTGCGCGGCGACACGATAGAGTTGATCCCGGCATACCGCGAAACCGCGCTGCGGGTGGAGTTCTTCGGTGATGAGATCGAACGCATTACGGAAATCGATCCGTTGACGGGGCAAATCCTGGCTGAGCGCACGAAGGTCGCAGTCTACCCGGCCAAGCACTTCGTGACGACACGTCCGATCCTGGAGAAAGCCATCGGTCAGATCGAGGCGGAGCTGGTCGAGCAGCTGGAGATTTTCCGTTCGCAGGGCAAGCTGCTTGAAGCCCAGCGGTTGGAGATGCGTACGCGCTATGATCTGGAGATGCTCAGGGAAATCGGCTACTGTAGCGGCATCGAAAACTACTCGCGCTACCTGACCGGCCGGGAGGCCGGGGAGAGGCCGAAGTGCCTGATCGATTTTCTGCCCGCCGACTTTATCACCATTATTGACGAATCCCACCAGACCGTGCCCCAGTTGCGCGGCATGTATGCCGGTGACCGGACGCGCAAGGAGACGCTGGTTGCTCACGGATTCCGGCTGCCCTCGGCCCTCGACAACAGGCCGCTGTTTTTCGACGAGTTCAAGGGGCTGATGAACAAGACCATCTACGTTTCCGCCACGCCCGCCGACTACGAGCTTCAAGAGTGCGAGGGCGTGGTTGTGGAGCAGGTGATCCGCCCGACCGGTCTGCTGGACCCGCTTATCACCGTCAAGCCGCTGTCGAGCCAGGTCGACGACCTGCTCGAGCAGGTCCGCAGCCGTGCCGCCCGGGGCGAACGCGTCCTTGCCACTACCCTGACCAAACGGATGAGCGAAGACCTGACCGCCTACCTGAGCAAGATGGGCGTTCGCGTCCGCTACCTGCATTCCGAGGTTGACACCATTGACCGGACGGAGATTATCCGTGACCTTCGTCTGAGCGAGTTTGACGTGCTGGTCGGCGTGAACCTGCTGCGGGAAGGGCTGGATTTGCCGGAGGTTTCGCTGGTGGCCATCATGGATGCCGACAAGGAGGGCTTTCTGCGCTCGGAGCGCTCGCTTATTCAGACGGCCGGACGCGCGGCACGCAACAAGAACGGGGAGGTGATTTTTTACGCCGACAAGATCACCGACTCCATGAGGAAAGCGCAGGAAGAGACCAACCGTCGCCGCACCAGACAGACGGCCTACAACCTCGAGCACAACGTCAATCCGGAGACGATTCACAAGACGCGCGAGGAAATCCTGAGGTCGACCAGCTTCGCCGACAGCAGGACGGTTGTCGACGCGAAGTACGAGAAACCGGAGTACTTTGCTATGATGTCCCACGAGGACCAGCTTGCCTTCATGCTCAAGGTCATGAGGAGATCCGCGCAGAATCTCGAGTTTGAAACGGCTATTCTGATCCGCGACGAGATCAAGCAACTCAAGGACAAAGTCAAAAAGAACAAAACAAAACGGAGGCGGTAA
- a CDS encoding prohibitin family protein codes for MKARRISGLPLLAVVLVALGAVGCGTQIPSGHRGVFFSTFGDGTEFGKIYDEGFNWHLPWNKMMVYKVQIQERREDLTVLSSDGATIRMEASVLYVPLVLKLDSLQVTIGPNYYDVALAPNLRAVARAVAGRYKPEEIYSTKREELQNEIVQELTLQISGKFIEVQSVLIRDVQIPAKISEAINFKLTADQEAQKMQFTIEKERLEAERKRIEARGVADFQTIVAEGITPSYLKWKGIEATLKIAESPNTKVVIIGNSSGDLPIILGGDK; via the coding sequence ATGAAAGCACGGAGGATATCCGGGTTACCGCTTCTGGCAGTGGTACTTGTGGCCCTCGGCGCGGTCGGCTGCGGCACGCAGATTCCGTCCGGACACAGGGGGGTCTTCTTCAGCACTTTCGGCGACGGTACGGAGTTTGGCAAGATCTATGATGAGGGATTCAACTGGCACCTGCCGTGGAACAAGATGATGGTCTACAAGGTGCAGATCCAGGAGCGGCGGGAGGACCTCACGGTACTTTCGTCGGACGGCGCCACCATTCGCATGGAGGCATCGGTCCTGTACGTGCCGCTTGTGCTCAAGCTTGACTCTCTCCAGGTAACGATAGGGCCCAACTACTACGACGTAGCCCTGGCGCCGAACCTCAGAGCGGTCGCGCGCGCCGTCGCGGGACGCTACAAGCCGGAGGAGATTTACTCGACAAAGCGCGAAGAGCTCCAAAACGAGATTGTCCAGGAACTGACGTTGCAGATATCAGGCAAGTTTATCGAGGTCCAGAGCGTCCTTATTCGCGACGTCCAGATTCCTGCCAAGATCTCCGAGGCCATCAATTTCAAGCTGACGGCCGACCAGGAAGCCCAGAAGATGCAGTTCACCATCGAGAAGGAACGACTCGAGGCGGAGCGAAAACGGATCGAGGCCAGGGGCGTCGCCGATTTCCAGACGATCGTGGCAGAAGGCATCACGCCATCCTACCTGAAATGGAAGGGGATCGAGGCAACTCTCAAGATTGCCGAGTCTCCGAACACCAAGGTCGTGATTATCGGCAACTCGTCCGGAGATCTGCCGATTATACTCGGCGGGGACAAGTAA